In Triticum aestivum cultivar Chinese Spring chromosome 5B, IWGSC CS RefSeq v2.1, whole genome shotgun sequence, the following proteins share a genomic window:
- the LOC123116441 gene encoding wall-associated receptor kinase 4, producing the protein MAMFAVLLLLAAPLLPPAAAQRPPGCRRQCGNVTVPYPFGIGARCHRGEGRGFRLECDDTRHPPRLTVAGYGHEVVAISLASAEATVLLNASRACYDRTSGSGRVLDRREYPMALNGSAFLFSSMKSKFVAIGCPDLAYFVDDGGYYVTGCMSVCRPSESALPGSCRGGDGCCQSNIPLGLASYRPHVRSFGRRQQQQGGTFLANSTGCAYAFMVDAWWFWYAGSHFNRTGDFAVPVVLDWAIRGAGAGDSCATVRENATAYACRSAQSVCLDSTNGPGYVCNCTSGYEGNPYVLGGCNGSYLCTCPKGWSGNATVQDGCHQQDKFTLALKAVTGVSIGVFMVILACFWAHLSLQKRRILRAKQRFFEQNGGLLLQQHLGSLASSGVAFKIFSEEEIKKATGNFDEARVLGRGGNGVVYRGVLPGAGGSTTVAIKRSRVADEKQLKEFSKEMLILSQINHRNVVKLLGCCLEVEVPMLVYEYVPNGSLHRYIHGDGKGQAPLPPGERLRVAAESAHALAYMHSSASPPILHGDVKSANILLDGELTAKVSDFGASRLAPADEAQVATLVQGTCGYLDPEYLLTCQLTCKSDVYSFAVVLLELLTGRKAFCPDGPEEDDTSLAFSFVTAVQGRRHREIMDGNVREELGDEVIDDAAELVIRCLSLTGDERPTMKEVADKIERLRNCACTNATV; encoded by the exons ATGGCAATGTTTGCCGTTCTGCTGCTGCTGGCAGCGCCGCTGCTTCCACCGGCAGCAGCGCAGCGGCCGCCGGGGTGCCGGCGGCAGTGCGGCAACGTGACCGTCCCCTACCCCTTCGGAATCGGAGCGCGCTGCCACCGTGGCGAGGGCCGTGGGTTCCGGCTCGAGTGCGACGACACGCGCCACCCACCGCGCCTGACCGTGGCCGGctacggccacgaggtggtcgccATCTCGCTCGCCTCTGCCGAGGCCACCGTGCTGCTCAACGCCAGCCGCGCCTGCTACGACCGCACCTCCGGCTCCGGCCGCGTTCTTGACCGGCGGGAGTACCCCATGGCCCTCAACGGCAGCGCCTTCCTCTTCTCCTCCATGAAGAGCAAGTTCGTGGCCATCGGCTGCCCCGACCTGGCCTACTTCGTGGACGACGGAGGGTACTACGTGACCGGGTGCATGTCGGTGTGCCGGCCGTCGGAGAGCGCGCTGCCCGGGTCGTGCCGGGGCGGCGACGGGTGCTGCCAGAGCAACATCCCGCTGGGTCTGGCCTCCTACCGCCCGCACGTCCGCAGCTTCGGCCGGCGCCAGCAGCAGCAGGGAGGGACGTTCCTGGCCAACTCCACGGGCTGCGCCTACGCGTTCATGGTGGACGCCTGGTGGTTCTGGTACGCCGGCTCCCACTTCAACAGGACGGGCGACTTCGCCGTGCCCGTCGTGCTGGACTGGGCCATCAGAGGCGCCGGCGCCGGAGACTCCTGCGCCACCGTGCGGGAGAACGCCACCGCCTACGCGTGCCGGAGCGCGCAGAGCGTGTGCCTGGACTCGACCAACGGCCCGGGCTACGTCTGCAATTGCACCAGCGGCTACGAGGGGAACCCCTATGTCCTCGGCGGCTGCAACG GCAGCTACCTGTGCACATGCCCCAAGGGGTGGAGCGGAAACGCTACCGTGCAGGATGGTTGCCACCAACAAGACAAATTCACATTAGCGCTGAAGGCCGTCACAG GTGTAAGCATAGGCGTGTTCATGGTGATCCTGGCGTGCTTCTGGGCACACCTGAGTCTTCAGAAGAGGAGGATACTCAGAGCGAAGCAGAGGTTCTTCGAGCAGAACGGTGGGCTCCTACTGCAGCAGCACCTGGGTTCACTGGCCAGCTCCGGGGTGGCATTCAAGATCTTTTCCGAGGAGGAGATCAAGAAGGCCACCGGCAACTTCGACGAGGCACGGGTCCTCGGCCGAGGAGGCAACGGTGTGGTCTACAGGGGCGTCCTCCCCGGCGCCGGCGGCTCCACCACCGTTGCCATCAAGAGGTCCAGGGTGGCGGATGAGAAGCAGCTCAAGGAGTTCTCCAAGGAGATGCTGATCCTCTCGCAGATCAACCACAGGAACGTCGTGAAGCTGCTCGGATGCTGCCTCGAGGTCGAGGTGCCCATGCTCGTCTACGAGTACGTCCCCAACGGCAGCCTCCACCGCTACATCCACGGCGACGGCAAGGGCCAGGCGCCCTTGCCGCCGGGGGAGCGCCTTCGCGTCGCCGCCGAGTCGGCGCACGCGCTCGCGTACATGCACTCGTCCGCCTCGCCCCCGATCCTGCACGGCGACGTCAAGTCCGCAAACATCCTGCTCGACGGCGAGCTCACCGCCAAGGTCTCCGACTTCGGCGCGTCAAGGCTCGCGCCCGCCGACGAGGCCCAGGTGGCCACGCTTGTCCAGGGAACCTGCGGGTACCTCGACCCGGAGTATCTGCTCACGTGCCAGCTCACCTGCAAgagcgacgtgtacagcttcgCGGTGGTGCTGCTGGAGCTCCTCACCGGGAGGAAGGCGTTCTGCCCGGACGGGCCCGAGGAGGATGACACCAGCCTCGCATTCTCCTTCGTCACGGCTGTGCAGGGGCGACGACACCGGGAGATCATGGACGGAAATGTCAGGGAGGAGCTCGGGGACGAGGTGATAGACGACGCCGCGGAGCTGGTTATACGGTGCCTGAGCTTGACCGGTGACGAGAGGCCGACAATGAAGGAGGTTGCCGACAAGATCGAGAGATTGAGAAACTGCGCATGCACAAATGCAACCGTATAG
- the LOC123112477 gene encoding uncharacterized protein produces the protein MLAVRCAGGGGGSGGAGAYLTAQRTTAARSGAFNGRSALLAAGTGARELSLRVSLSPNSHPHRVGASCPWPVRCSPCPSPDMEVPRVSKKKTRNEEWEALKTEFGRMFRPQLRNLGELFSLRRVYDIEDYQLGILFGAFLGCVGCYQLWKTAPSIFVDAVLAFVFYKLSVVSSELHRSHKSNSLITRLKFGTILIMVWKDIKKNYVLLDVIRMPVLLLYICAFLFDVAGVKKYGRQGLVYFVNLLKTRGGIQEIYRIMWLPGYVSPYDDSAN, from the exons ATGTTGGCTGTCCggtgcgccggcggcggcggcggctccggtggcgccgGCGCCTACCTGACGGCTCAGAGGACAACGGCCGCTCGGAGCGGAGCCTTCAACGGCCGCAGCGCCCTTCTTGCTGCGGGAACGGGGGCCAGGGAGCTGAGCCTTAGGGTTTCCCTCTCGCCCAACTCCCACCCCCACCGCGTCGGCGCTTCATGCCCGTGGCCAGTG CGTTGCTCCCCCTGTCCTTCTCCTGATATGGAGGTGCCGCGTGTCAGTAAGAAGAAGACCAGGAACGAGGAATGGGAGGCGTTGAAGACGGAGTTCGGACGCATGTTCCGCCCGCAGCTTCGCAATCTAGGGGAACTCTTTTCGCTCCGCCGTGTCTACGACATTGAGGATTATCAGCTGGGCATCCTATTTG GTGCATTTCTTGGATGTGTTGGCTGTTACCAACTTTGGAAGACGGCACCTTCCATATTTGTTGATGCAGTGCTCGCATTCGTCTTCTACAAGCTCAGTGTTGTATCTTCAGAGCTACATAGAAGCCACAAGTCCAACAGCCTGATTACGCGGCTGAAATTTG GTACCATACTTATCATGGTTTGGAAGGACATCAAGAAAAACTATGTCCTCCTGGATGTTATTAG GATGCCGGTTCTCCTCCTCTACATCTGTGCATTCCTGTTCGATGTTGCTGGCGTGAAGAAGTATGGAAGGCAAGGCTTGGTCTATTTTGTTAATCTGTTGAAAACCAGAGGTGGGATTCAAGAGATATACAGGATTATGTGGTTGCCTGGCTATGTCTCTCCCTATGACGATTCTGCAAACTAG